One region of Scomber scombrus chromosome 10, fScoSco1.1, whole genome shotgun sequence genomic DNA includes:
- the LOC133987667 gene encoding uncharacterized protein LOC133987667, with product MPRPKSFRRAQEDPQRIVMVGRQGAPSASVARRGTGIRHRVEQWPASLLTGRQHKLVIPDDAPGKKLVLLVGDSHLRSFADRHVKLPEGCLSFAVMSTPGACAAQLRTEVLNATVPRTPDLVCLMAPSNNLTASRTVDEGRADFAKLLCAVCTRWPKVIVMDFVPRLVVDEELQAHFRNAFSHVAASMNVPYIHLADNFPTKRLQLWCRDGVHLSDEYGMPVLADLLWNAAYTQLATPPPEPQVPRRTSPRSAVPRRLPRVVVKGKIVAPRQPGPDGWWLVEGRWKRKRPREEESSDAGQRGMPTLRECFIPLNPVRFSSVVLHALERAAPSDLSRPVRTAPPGKKKPRMDCQPKAVTSKRRLARQQVKAVVETAPVEVVVTQRDAPAATESSPPSLADLVVTQREAPAAWVTESSPPSLADLVVTQREAPAAWVTESSPPSLADLVVTQREAPAAWVTESSPPSPVDFVLIQEDFPPLCSPTDVKGRTDIDSPCSGSVSSHTDVTADHEDCTSAEVKWIRGSFHQGDQRFKYPGVQCMPIALASLAEHTVRSVFSWRRRDLDHVLHLGNDLYAFLRENKRIGGSSQILSVPELPGQHVFDGQQFTFDYGSDYVSGVVNVVDGELVEPGFPTSLLHGLERMLGNYSTCLLTMAGTTCAVISQNGRYAVVDSHARSAAGLVSPYGRSIAAYFSCVRDLHEYICNLAASLDTYHTCFEIAGVCVSHIVFADSPAGDADVVVVRDDAPADVVVVSGDATAADADVVLLSGDATAADSDAVVVSGESPVVSGNAPADDADVVFVSDETCKQLQFEPLSKEVAQSVCKRLNVECEKLDEVVSVGVGLLGSPCKKDNIVADGNCFFRAVSLAVSGTQKSHRKLRLAVVKHLEKNASQYNSILRSEYSSVADYVRESKMRYVGSWATEVEIQAAADCLGVDILTFCDGRWLEYSCKFHGLSRQGIYLENCNGNHYETVVCVYEPQLQRCYGLCNVSSSDCKVYDMRRRGTVESCIDAKTHTYSKQFTSEYDLQTNDNNNLNVPSSVVVNSLPTEIAGVHVMETKTNVIGTDAKCNMPVITTQMNEAHPSVNITFEPEIEFVGDISSTQLTFDPLNKEVSQALCKKMNVDFEKSDEPECLLVGKLGKPCKNDKIEADGNSFFRAISLAISGTQKNHRKVRLAVVKHLQTHASVYENTLKSGYSCVSNYIKFSKMNYLGSRATEIEIQATADYLGLSVFTYCGDRWIEYCCNDKLLSKKGIYLNHCSGNHYETVTCVHTPQLHSCYGFCQVKVFNDRRYNMRQHVLKSPLESQLTTTGDSGNTIRYSLSKYLKNKMTNKHYLHNVTYKERKNKLRVAKYHNDPSQRLKENNLFTRRYCHDVLFKEKIKKYSVHQYKVNEEHREYLKNLSKCKYKLNELHREKLKQFNEKKYKHNEKHRHNVKELSTTKYKDNEKHRHNVKELSKTKYKDNEKHRHNVKELSTTKYKDNEKHRHNVKELSKTKYKDNEIHRHNVKELSQSKYKHNVVHKTKVKEFSINKYKHNTVHRDKVKDFSINKYKQDAIHRERVKAISEAKYHGSNEYKLHVASANKVKRLHKKEKQKDFDFVMEQFLDKVEVGPNSVCCVCLRLLFKHQVINCKKHNYNKTTVSGSLAEMCITEEYLHKCNEDCTNPCQWLNSERGQLWICHTCNSKLSKGILPPECSINSLSVDPIPPELACLNSLEQHLIALHIPFMKMLALPKGGQNGVHGPVTCVPANIVQTTNLLPRSNMDSQLLLVKLKRKLTYKGHYEYQYVDTTRIRKAIQYLKQHNVYYADVEFNEDWLNDFCKEQNEKHVETQCDNNVETNEVPTDVVEEELLHDRQKHCMYQDTCLMPVDIGQETLDQYFQDILNIAPAEGNNPVKLLSDQANEAKCFPVLFPQGNSTFHEERANHLTLSRYLNNRILHVDGRFAQDVNYIFYGQYMSEVQQVVSKVSIALRKGRSSGSDKVKESNIRHFQNNEEKLKKWLEFDDGYRFLKPIRGTPAFWQEAQRDLLACVRQLGLPTWFCSFSSADLRWQNLLNTILKQEGRAQTAADLEWADRCELLRRNPVTAARMFDYRWHVFLKEVLMSPSHPIGKIKDYFYRVEFQQRGSPHVHCLFWIENAPIIDKNTDDEVVAFIDKYVTCELPPQNDPLLDTVSSVQQHSKTHSKSCKKKNTTCRFHFPRIPSARTFISRSPAEEDLTFKCKCQDDAPCTCGKRGKHKEERMKKDYAEKILAIIKKEVSEQINSNVTIEALLQSKGINQGVLEAAYNRIAKKTSIVLKRQVTEVWINQYSKPLLKCWNANLDVQFVVDAYACIVYIISYISKSEREIGLLLGNAHREASKDGNISAKEALKTLGSVYLHNRDVCAQEAVYRLTNMHLKECSRKVVFVPTGENIVKISLPLSVLQKISKSPETNTHNIWMKGLVDRYLNRPNDSTFNNMCIATFASEYRILSKNEHCKNRIQLQNDCGFVAKRSKTEPAVIRYARFSETKATELFYHSILQLFLPYRCEEQLKPTKYDTYEDFYKHAHVGLGEDTLHSVKELVDGNRKQFEVNADELDDIQDRIDLEGIAEDAWGALCPEQEVERLESLMEMQETEQFDEGVKENIPDLATSRKQESHLEKRNNIMSRSDGLALIRSLNETQRSVFYQIRQWCLDKVTGRKPEPFHLFVTGGAGTGKSHLIKAIQYEAMRLLSPICSQPDNISVLLTAPTGIAAFHIDATTIHNTFSIGLDVRLPYTPLGEEKVNSLRAKYRDLQILIIDEISMVDNRMLTYVHGRLRQCKQTGDFSPFGNVCVIAVGDFFQLPPVRGKPLYEDAVGANLWSTLFNVVELTEIVRQKDNVFAALLNRIRTRSKDSAMLTSDIEILQNCETGEETTALHIFPTNRQVNEHNDVQLIKACPEYDEVHAQDFVNNKLTGKLELRSGHHTRTHNTCLPEVLLLGKGARVMLCKNVDVMDGLVNGACGTVTDIIFPERNTFPKKVYVRFDDDKVGAKQKNQCLNNTHVAMGSIGIDAVDEKVTNKGGVRRQFPLKLAWACTVHKVQGITVDKAVVSLDKVFAAGQAYVALSRVRSLSGLVIQDMNQKAIYCKDNIKHAIQSMPSYLKEDNIRHELNTSTFNVCLINVQSLRKHISDLVSCIQHLKLNSIAVTETWLPAATDLRTFDINGFALHSHPRSASYNSCIPAMVSLQQQQHGGVGLYVADNMPYDILQIPPFDLECLVCNYVELNILLAVLYRPPSYPMSMFKENLCKLLQWLNTKCNTIAIMGDYNEDILKLSSICKLLHEKGYNQYVTQPTTEKALLCQIVCKAHTLNLFARNYI from the exons ATGCCTCGTCCGAAGTCCTTCCGCAGAGCCCAGGAGGACCCGCAGCGTATCGTGATGGTGGGTCGGCAGGGGGCTCCCAGTGCCAGCGTTGCAC GCCGTGGTACTGGAATTCGCCACAGGGTGGAGCAATGGCCGGCTTCTCTGCTGACTGGCCGTCAGCACAAGTTGGTCATTCCGGATGATGCCCCCGGCAAGAAG TTGGTTCTTCTTGTCGGTGACTCGCATCTGCGAAGCTTCGCAGATCGACACGTGAAGTTGCCAGAGGGGTGCTTGTCCTTCGCTGTCATGTCGACGCCGGGGGCCTGTGCAGCTCAGTTGAGGACCGAGGTGCTGAACGCTACAGTGCCTCGGACCCCTGACTTGGTCTGTCTCATGGCTCCTAGCAACAACCTGACAGCGAGCCGGACAGTGGACGAGGGCCGGGCCGACTTCGCCAAGCTCCTGTGCGCGGTTTGCACACGCTGGCCTAAG gTGATCGTCATGGACTTCGTGCCGCGCTTGGTGGTGGATGAGGAGCTCCAGGCTCACTTCCGGAACGCCTTCAGCCACGTTGCTGCAAGCATGa atGTCCCGTACATCCATCTTGCAGACAACTTCCCCACGAAGCGTCTACAGCTGTGGTGCAGGGACGGC gTCCACTTGAGTGACGAGTACGGGATGCCTGTACTTGCTGACTTGCTGTGGAATGCCGCCTACACCCAGCTGGCGACGCCGCCACCGGAGCCCCAGGTGCCTCGCAGGACGTCTCCCAGGTCGGCCGTTCCGAGACGCCTTCCACGTGTGGTCGTCAAGGGGAAGATTGTCGCTCCGCGCCAGCCAGGCCCCGACGGCTGGTGGCTTGTGGAGGGCCGTTGGAAG aGGAAGCGTCCCAGGGAGGAGGAGTCGAGTGACGCGGGCCAACGTGGGATGCCCACTCTGCGG GAGTGTTTCATCCCACTGAACCCGGTGCGATTCAGCAGCGTCGTTCTGCATGCTTTGGAGAGGGCGGCTCCGTCTGATCTGTCCAGGCCTGTGCGCACTGCGCCACCTGGCAAGAAG AAACCCCGCATGGACTGTCAGCCCAAGGCAGTCACTTCCAAGCGGAGACTGGCTCGACAGCAG GTGAAGGCTGTTGTGGAGACTGCTCCTGTGGAAGTGGTGGTGACGCAGAGGGATGCTCCTGCTGCCACAG AGTCATCGCCCCCCAGCCTCGCGGACCTGGTCGTGACGCAGAGGGAGGCTCCTGCTGCCTGGGTCACAG AGTCATCGCCCCCCAGCCTCGCGGACCTGGTCGTGACGCAGCGGGAGGCTCCTGCTGCCTGGGTCACAG AGTCATCGCCCCCCAGCCTCGCGGACCTGGTCGTGACGCAGAGGGAGGCTCCTGCTGCCTGGGTCACAG AGTCATCGCCCCCCAGCCCTGTGGACTTTGTCCTGATCCAGGAAGACTTCCCGCCGTTGTGCTCGCCGACAGACGTCAAAGGTAGGACAGACATTGACTCTCCTTGTTCAGGTTCAGTGAGTTCGCACACTGATGTTACTGCTGACCACGAGGACTGTACATCTGCTGAGGTTAAATGGATTAGGGGGAGCTTCCATCAGGGCGATCAAAGATTTAAATACCCAGGGGTTCAGTGTATGCCCATAGCTTTAGCAAGCTTGGCTGAACACACAGTCCGTAGTGTTTTCTCGTGGCGGCGTCGCGATTTGGACCATGTTCTCCATCTAGGCAATGACTTGTACGCATTCTTGCGTGAGAACAAGAGGATCGGTGGTAGTTCCCAGATCTTGTCTGTTCCTGAATTGCCAGGACAACATGTTTTTGACGGCCAGCAGTTTACCTTTGATTATGGTAGTGACTATGTAAGTGGTGTGGTCAATGTAGTTGATGGGGAACTTGTTGAACCTGGTTTTCCCACCTCACTCCTACATGGATTGGAGAGGATGCTTGGGAATTATAGCACGTGTTTACTGACCATGGCTGGTACTACATGCGCGGTTATAAGTCAGAATGGTAGATATGCTGTTGTTGATTCACACGCACGCAGCGCTGCTGGATTGGTAAGTCCTTATGGTCGAAGTATAGCTGCATATTTTAGTTGTGTTAGAGACCTGCATGAGTACATATGCAATTTGGCTGCATCACTCGATACATATCACACATGTTTTGAGAtagctggtgtgtgtgtctctcacatAGTGTTTGCTGATTCTCCTGCTGGTGATGCAGATGTTGTGGTTGTGCGTGATGATGCTCCTGCAGATGTTGTGGTTGTTAGTGGTGATGCTACTGCAGCTGATGCAGATGTTGTACTGCTTAGTGGGGATGCTACTGCTGCTGATTCAGATGCTGTGGTTGTTAGTGGTGAATCTCCGGTTGTTAGTGGTAATGCTCCTGCTGATGATGCAGATGTTGTCTTTGTCAGTGATGAAACGTGTAAACAGCTGCAGTTTGAGCCTCTCAGTAAGGAGGTTGCCCAGTCGGTCTGTAAACGGTTGAATGTAGAGTGTGAGAAGCTCGATGAGGTAGTGTCTGTAGGAGTTGGTTTGTTAGGGTCTCCTTGTAAGAAGGACAACATAGTGGCTGATGGGAACTGTTTCTTTAGGGCAGTGTCTCTAGCTGTGAGTGGAACACAGAAGAGTCATAGGAAGCTTAGACTCGCTGTTGTTAAGCATCTAGAGAAAAATGCATCACAATACAATAGCATTTTGAGAAGTGAGTATTCTTCAGTGGCAGATTATGTTAGAGAGTCAAAGATGCGCTATGTTGGCAGCTGGGCAACAGAGGTGGAAATTCAGGCAGCTGCAGATTGTTTAGGAGTTGATATCTTGACATTTTGTGATGGTAGATGGCTAGAATATAGCTGTAAGTTTCATGGTTTGTCTAGACAGGGGATTTATTTGGAAAATTGTAATGGTAACCATTATGAAAcggttgtttgtgtttatgagcCTCAACTGCAGAGGTGTTATGGTTTGTGTAATGTGAGTAGTTCAGATTGTAAAGTTTATGACATGAGACGACGTGGTACTGTAGAGAGTTGTATAGATGCAAAGACACATACATATTCAAAGCAATTCACAAGTGAATATGATTTACAAACAAATGATAACAATAACCTTAATGTTCCTTCAAGTGTAGTTGTCAATTCATTACCTACTGAAATAGCTGGAGTCCATGTCATGGAAACTAAGACTAATGTTATAGGAACAGATGCTAAGTGTAACATGCCAGTAATAACTACCCAAATGAATGAAGCTCACCCAAGTGTCAATATTACATTTGAACCAGAGATTGAATTTGTTGGTGACATATCATCTACACAACTCACATTTGATCCACTTAATAAAGAAGTTTCACAAGCTTTATGTAAAAAGATGAATGTGGACTTTGAGAAAAGTGATGAACCAGAGTGTTTACTAGTTGGTAAATTAGGTAAAccatgtaaaaatgacaaaatagaGGCTGATGGGAATAGTTTTTTTAGAGCGATTTCTCTAGCTATTAGTGGAACACAAAAGAATCATAGGAAAGTTAGACTTGCTGTGGTTAAGCACTTACAAACTCATGCTAGTGTGTATGAGAATACTTTAAAAAGTGGATATTCTTGTGTATCAAATTACATCAAGTTTTCTAAAATGAACTATCTTGGGAGTAGGGCAACAGAAATAGAAATTCAGGCAACTGCTGATTATTTAGGGCTCTCTGTATTTACTTATTGTGGTGATAGATGGATAGAATATTGCTGTAATGATAAACTTTTGTCAAAGAAAGGAATCTATCTGAACCATTGTAGTGGTAACCATTATGAAACTGTTACTTGTGTTCATACACCACAGTTACATAGCTGTTATGGTTTTTGCCAAGTTAAGGTTTTTAATGATAGACGTTACAATATGAGacagcatgttttaaaaagtcctCTTGAGAGTCAACTAACTACTACAGGTGATAGTGGAAATACAATCAGGTATAGTCTTTCCAAGTacctcaaaaacaaaatgactaACAAACATTATTTGCATAATGTGACatataaagaaaggaaaaataaattgcGTGTTGCTAAATATCATAATGATCCGTCACAAAgactaaaagaaaacaacttatTTACAAGGAGATATTGTCATGATGTGCTgttcaaagagaaaataaaaaagtacagtgTACATCAGTATAAAGTAAATGAAGAACATAGAGAGTATCTGAAGAACCTCAGTAAGTGCAAATACAAACTCAATGAACTGCATAGAGAAAAACTCAAACAATTTAATGAAAAGAAGtataaacacaatgaaaaacacagacacaatgttAAGGAGTTAAGTACAACCAAATACaaagacaatgaaaaacacagacacaatgttAAGGAGTTAAGTAAAACCAAATACaaagacaatgaaaaacacagacacaatgttAAGGAGTTAAGTACAACCAAATACaaagacaatgaaaaacacagacacaatgttAAGGAGTTAAGTAAAACCAAATacaaagacaatgaaatacataGACACAATGTTAAGGAGTTAAGTCaaagcaaatataaacacaatgttGTTCATAAAACCAAAGTTAAGGAGTTCAGTATAAATAAGTATAAGCATAATACAGTTCATAGAGATAAAGTAAAAGATTTCAGtattaacaaatataaacagGATGCAATTCATAGAGAACGTGTTAAAGCCATTAGTGAAGCTAAATATCATGGAAGTAATGAATATAAATTACATGTCGCATCTGCAAACAAGGTGAAGAGActacacaaaaaagaaaaacagaaggacTTTGATTTTGTAATGGAACAATTTTTAGATAAGGTTGAAGTTGGGCCAAattctgtttgttgtgtttgtcttagattattatttaaacacCAGGTTATAAAttgtaaaaaacataattataacAAAACTACGGTATCAGGTTCATTGGCTGAAATGTGTATAACAGAAGAATATTTGCATAAATGTAATGAGGATTGTACAAATCCATGTCAGTGGTTAAATTCAGAAAGAGGGCAATTATGGATATGTCATACTTGTAACTCTAAACTAAGTAAAGGTATACTGCCTCCTGAGTGTTCAATAAATAGTTTAAGTGTTGATCCCATTCCACCAGAATTAGCATGTTTGAATAGCCTAGAGCAACATTTGATTGCATTACATATTccatttatgaaaatgttggcTTTACCTAAAGGTGGGCAAAATGGAGTACATGGACCAGTGACATGTGTTCCTGCAAACATTGTACAAACAACAAACTTATTGCCACGTTCTAATATGGACAGTCAACTGTTGCTTGTTAAGTTAAAGCGTAAATTGACTTATAAAGGGCATTATGAGTATCAGTATGTTGACACAACACGCATTAGGAAGGCTATTCAgtatttaaaacaacataatgtGTATTATGCAGATGTTGAATTTAATGAGGACTGGCTTAATGATTTTTGTAAagagcaaaatgaaaaacatgttgaaacacagtGTGATAACAATGTAGAAACAAATGAAGTGCCTACAGATGTAGTTGAAGAAGAGCTTCTACATGATCGACAGAAACATTGTATGTATCAAGACACATGCCTTATGCCTGTTGATATTGGTCAAGAAACACTCGATCAGTATTTTCAGGATATATTGAATATTGCACCAGCAGAAGGTAACAATCCAGTGAAATTGCTGTCTGATCAAGCAAATGAAGCCAAATGTTTTCCTGTGTTGTTTCCACAAGGTAATAGTACATTTCATGAGGAAAGGGCTAATCATTTGACATTATCACGTTATTTAAACAACAGGATTTTACATGTTGATGGTAGATTTGCACAAGATGTAAATTATATCTTTTATGGCCAGTACATGTCTGAGGTGCAGCAGGTTGTGTCAAAAGTGTCTATAGCTTTACGAAAAGGGAGAAGTAGTGGTTCTGATAAGGTTAAAGAAAGTAATATAAGACATTTCCAAAATAATGAAGAGAAATTGAAGAAATGGTTGGAATTTGATGATGGCTATCGTTTCCTAAAACCAATTCGTGGCACTCCAGCTTTTTGGCAAGAAGCTCAACGTGATTTGCTCGCTTGTGTCCGTCAATTAGGACTACCTACTTGGTTCTGTTCCTTTTCTTCTGCTGATTTGCGTTGGCAAAATTTACTAAATACCATTTTGAAGCAGGAGGGTCGAGCACAAACAGCGGCAGATTTAGAATGGGCAGACAGGTGTGAGTTATTGCGTCGCAATCCTGTCACTGCAGCAAGAATGTTCGATTATCGTTGGCATGTTTTCTTGAAGGAGGTTCTTATGTCACCGTCACATCCAATTGGTAAAATTAAAGACTACTTTTATCGTGTAGAATTTCAGCAGCGTGGTTCACCACATgtacattgtttgttttggatTGAGAATGCGCCAATAATtgataaaaacactgatgacGAGGTTGTAGCATTTATTGATAAATATGTGACCTGTGAGTTACCACCACAAAACGACCCATTATTGGACACTGTTTCATCTGTGCAACAACATTCAAAGACACATTCAAAAagttgtaaaaagaaaaacactacaTGTAGATTCCACTTCCCAAGGATACCATCTGCTAGAACATTTATTTCACGCAGTCCAGCCGAGGAAGAccttacatttaaatgtaaatgccaAGATGATGCACCATGTACATGTGGTAAACGAggcaaacacaaagaggaaagaatgaaaaaagactATGCAGAAAAGATTCTGGCCATCATCAAAAAAGAAGTATCCGAACAGATTAATTCTAATGTTACAATTGAGGCTTTGCTTCAAAGTAAAGGGATCAACCAAGGTGTTTTAGAGGCTGCATATAATCGTATAGCCAAAAAAACCAGCATTGTGTTAAAAAGGCAGGTTACTGAAGTCTGGATAAATCAATACAGCAAACCACTATTAAAATGTTGGAATGCAAATTTAGATGTCCAATTTGTAGTTGATGCATACGCATGCATTGTTTATATCATTTCCTACATTTCTAAATCAGAACGAGAAATAGGTTTATTGTTAGGCAACGCACATAGGGAAGCATCAAAAGATGGAAATATCAGTGCAAAAGAAGCATTGAAAACTTTAGGCAGTGTGTATTTACACAATCGAGATGTGTGTGCTCAGGAAGCAGTGTACCGGCTCACTAATATGCATTTAAAAGAATGTTCAAGAAAAGTAGTCTTTGTGCCTACAGGAGagaatattgttaaaataagtttgccattaagtgtattGCAGAAAATATCAAAGTCTCCTGAGACTAATACTCATAACATCTGGATGAAAGGTTTAGTTGATAGGTACCTAAATAGGCCCAATGACAGTACTTTCAATAATATGTGCATTGCCACATTTGCATCAGAATATCGCATTCTCAGTAAAAATGAACATTGCAAAAATCGAATACAATTACAGAACGATTGTGGTTTTGTTGCCAAACGAAGTAAAACTGAACCTGCAGTCATTCGCTATGCACGCTTTTCAGAAACAAAAGCAACAGAGTTATTCTATCATAGTATTCTGCAGTTGTTTTTGCCATATCGCTGTGAAGAGCAATTGAAGCCTACAAAATATGACACATATGAAGACTTCTATAAACATGCTCATGTTGGATTAGGTGAGGACACATTACATTCAGTCAAGGAATTGGTAGATGGAAATAGGAAACAATTTGAGGTGAATGCTGATGAATTGGATGACATACAGGATAGGATTGATTTGGAAGGAATTGCAGAAGATGCCTGGGGTGCATTGTGTCCAGAACAGGAAGTGGAACGTTTGGAATCTTTGATGGAAATGCAAGAAACAGAACAATTTGATGAAGGTGTTAAAGAAAACATTCCAGATTTAGCAACAAGTAGGAAACAAGAATCACATTTGGAAAAAAGGAATAATATTATGAGTAGATCTGATGGATTGGCTCTAATTAGATCTTTGAATGAAACACAACGTTCAGTTTTCTACCAGATTAGACAGTGGTGTTTGGACAAAGTAACAGGGAGAAAGCCTGAGCCATTTCATCTGTTTGTTACAGGTGGTGCAGGGACAGGAAAGAGCCATTTAATCAAAGCCATTCAATACGAAGCAATGAGATTGTTGTCACCAATCTGTTCTCAACCAgacaatatttctgttttattaactGCTCCAACAGGAATAGCTGCATTCCACATTGATGCAACTACCATTCATAACACATTTAGTATTGGCCTAGATGTACGCCTACCATACACACCCTTAGGTGAGGAAAAAGTTAACTCATTGCGTGCAAAATATAGAGATTTACAAATATTAATCATTGATGAAATATCAATGGTTGATAACAGAATGTTGACATATGTCCATGGGAGGTTACGGCAGTGCAAACAAACTGGTGATTTCTCTCcatttggaaatgtttgtgttattgCAGTAGGAGATTTCTTCCAGTTACCTCCAGTAAGAGGAAAGCCTTTGTATGAAGATGCTGTTGGAGCAAACCTGTGGTCTACTTTGTTTAACGTTGTTGAACTGACAGAAATTGTTAGACAAAAAGATAATGTGTTTGCTGCATTGTTAAATAGAATAAGAACTCGCTCAAAGGATTCTGCCATGTTAACTTCAGACATAGAAATATTGCAGAATTGTGAGACAGGTGAAGAGACCACAGCTTTACATATTTTCCCAACAAACAGACAAGTTAATGAACATAATGATGTGCAGCTGATAAAAGCATGTCCTGAATATGACGAAGTACATGCTCAGGACTTTGTCAATAACAAATTGACAGGCAAACTGGAGTTGAGAAGTGGTCACCATACACgaacacacaacacatgttTACCTGAAGTTTTATTATTGGGTAAGGGTGCACGTGTAatgttatgtaaaaatgtgGATGTTATGGATGGTCTTGTGAATGGTGCTTGTGGCACAGTAACTGACATCATTTTTCCTGAGAGAAATACTTTTCCTAAGAAAGTCTACGTTAGATTTGACGACGATAAAGTTGGAGCAAAGCAAAAGAACCAATGCTTAAACAATACACATGTAGCAATGGGATCTATTGGAATTGATGCAGTAGACGAGAAAGTTACAAACAAAGGTGGTGTACGTAGACAATTTCCTCTAAAACTTGCATGGGCTTGCACAGTACATAAAGTTCAAGGTATCACTGTAGATAAAGCTGTTGTGTCTTTAGATAAAGTCTTTGCTGCAGGACAGGCATATGTGGCTTTAAGTCGTGTTAGAAGTCTGTCTGGATTGGTCATTCAGGACATGAATCAAAAGGCCATTTATTGTAAGGATAATATCAAGCATGCAATACAAAGTATGCCATCTTATCTCAAAGAAGATAACATTAGGCATGAATTAAACACAAGTACTTTTAATGTATGTTTAATAAATGTGCAAAGTTTACGAAAACACATATCTGATTTGGTATCATGTATACAGCATTTGAAGCTTAACTCCATTGCTGTTACAGAAACATGGCTACCTGCTGCAACAGATTTAAGAACATTTGACATCAATGGTTTTGCTTTACATAGTCATCCACGAAGTGCATCATACAATAGCTGTATTCCCGCAATGGTGtcattacaacaacaacaacatggtgGTGTTGGCTTGTACGTGGCAGATAATATGCCTTATGACATCCTCCAAATACCACCATTTGATCTAGAATGTTTAGTTTGTAATTATGTTGAACTCAACATATTATTAGCAGTCCTTTATCGACCACCATCATATCCCATGAGCATGTTTAAAGAAAATTTGTGTAAGTTATTACAGTGgctaaatacaaaatgtaacacCATTGCAATCATGGGAGATTATAATGAGGACATATTGAAATTATCATCCATCTGCAAATTACTACATGAAAAAGGATATAATCAATATGTCACACAACCAACAACAGAAAAAG CTCTACTTTGTCAGATCGTCTGCAAAGCCCACACTCTGAACCTGTTTGCTCGCAATTATATCTGA